The genomic stretch ATACCTTTGCCTTTTTCATAGACGGCACTGATCAGCCTGTAGGTGCCCGGACCCAACGTGCTCGTATCCAGATACACCGTGCTGCTGGTGCTCGTGGTCAAGTCATTGATCGAGACGCTGCCATTGTTTGGACCAGTGGTGTTTCTGAGCACATTCTGGGCATTGGCAGCGTTAATGTCTATCAGGTCCCAGCCCGCAATGACCCTCTCACCATTCACATCCACATTGGTGTTTGCAGCCGAGGTATCCGAGCTTAGGTCAACGATATAGCGATACGCCGAGTCCTTGATGAGCAGCGCACCATACCTGTACTGGGCACCTTGTGTGGCAGAGTCGCCTATAGAAATTGTCACTGGGAGCTCATATGCACCCAACCCTATCGTGGATTGTGCGCTCACGGTCGCATCGTATTTCAACACCTCAACTGGAGTGAGGGAGTATATCTGAATGAAGGGGTCCGTAAGGGGATCTACAAGCCGGTTTGTGACGAACAATACGTACGAACCCGCCGAGACTGAGGAGAAGCTGGCGCTGGCATCTCCACCCGAATCGAGAGTGGCGTTCAACCTCTCGGCACCATTCAGCAGCTGCCGCAGTGGCGTGGTATTTCCGTTTCTAAGACCCCTATCGATGTCCCTCACATCATCGAGGCCGGCAGGTGCAAGCCAGAACGACACGTTT from Methermicoccus shengliensis DSM 18856 encodes the following:
- a CDS encoding TIGR04279 domain-containing protein, which codes for MTWQLTVSVPNGQTTTLSWNTTPYPHILLRIFNGTTELQPGVNFSEGTHHLQVIATYQLPPALVTYTIEEGGSKEIIQFMDHTSSPAEGNWTVLSGGKTIPSPTLLFRYDVTSTHKSYTVGSKNITIEGSKRLDEVAYPFTTYQLYLQNDTVNAAFYGASGFAGENVSFWLAPAGLDDVRDIDRGLRNGNTTPLRQLLNGAERLNATLDSGGDASASFSSVSAGSYVLFVTNRLVDPLTDPFIQIYSLTPVEVLKYDATVSAQSTIGLGAYELPVTISIGDSATQGAQYRYGALLIKDSAYRYIVDLSSDTSAANTNVDVNGERVIAGWDLIDINAANAQNVLRNTTGPNNGSVSINDLTTSTSSTVYLDTSTLGPGTYRLISAVYEKGKGIVALNVSNVTIIAEGAPNVHVRVESNTTTLFNGTITVPPNCTVVDTSGVPHFI